In Flavobacterium sp. CBA20B-1, one DNA window encodes the following:
- the ltrA gene encoding group II intron reverse transcriptase/maturase, translating into MITRVVQPFNLQKALEHVIANKGSAGVDGVSIRELRKVFSEKKLQLIEDIKHGNYQVHPILGIEIPKGNGNTRLLGVPTTTERVLQQAVAQTLAPLFEPEFSNYSFGFRPQKNARQAVGQSREYIHSGLNHIVDIDLKNFFDEVDHCLVLNLIYQKVKCKATLQLIRKWLRAPIKINGKLQKRRKGVPQGSPLSPLLSNILLHQLDKEMTRRGHKFVRYADDFSIYCKSHNQAKATRVVIEKFLKNKLKLTINEEKSGIRKPINFTILGFGFVPTYKKGSKNQYQLIVSEKAWKKLKERLKAITRKTTPATFEERITKIKEVQRGWLNYFQGTSILGKLRDLDGWLRNRLRYCIWHHWKKPERKRKNLIRLGASQDHAYAWSRTRKGGWAIAQSPILGTTITLQRLKKRGYISLTELYLELNPSLCEPPST; encoded by the coding sequence ATGATAACAAGAGTAGTACAACCGTTTAATCTTCAAAAAGCATTGGAACACGTTATTGCCAATAAAGGCAGTGCGGGTGTTGATGGTGTTTCTATCCGAGAACTCCGCAAGGTGTTTTCTGAAAAGAAACTACAACTGATTGAAGACATCAAACACGGAAACTACCAAGTACACCCCATTTTAGGTATCGAAATTCCGAAAGGAAACGGAAACACCCGATTATTGGGTGTTCCCACCACTACAGAACGTGTGTTGCAACAAGCCGTAGCACAAACCCTTGCACCACTTTTTGAACCCGAATTTAGTAATTATAGTTTTGGATTTAGACCCCAGAAGAATGCCCGACAAGCTGTTGGACAATCTAGGGAATACATCCATTCAGGGCTCAATCACATTGTTGATATCGACCTGAAAAACTTCTTCGATGAAGTTGACCATTGTTTAGTACTGAATTTAATTTATCAGAAAGTAAAATGCAAAGCTACCCTGCAACTCATACGTAAATGGCTCAGAGCACCGATTAAAATCAACGGAAAGCTACAAAAGAGAAGAAAAGGCGTTCCGCAAGGAAGTCCCTTAAGTCCGCTATTGTCGAACATTTTACTGCATCAATTGGATAAGGAAATGACCCGAAGAGGACACAAATTTGTACGTTATGCGGATGATTTTAGTATCTATTGCAAAAGCCACAATCAAGCCAAAGCTACGAGAGTGGTAATTGAGAAGTTCCTGAAAAACAAGCTCAAATTAACTATAAATGAAGAAAAGAGCGGTATTAGAAAACCAATCAACTTCACGATTTTAGGTTTTGGGTTTGTGCCTACGTACAAAAAAGGAAGCAAGAATCAATACCAACTCATCGTTTCGGAAAAGGCATGGAAGAAACTAAAAGAGCGACTCAAAGCCATAACCCGAAAAACTACACCAGCCACGTTCGAAGAACGTATTACCAAGATAAAAGAAGTGCAACGAGGATGGTTGAACTATTTTCAAGGCACGAGTATTTTGGGCAAATTACGAGATTTAGATGGTTGGTTACGTAACCGACTGCGCTACTGCATTTGGCATCATTGGAAGAAACCTGAACGAAAGCGGAAAAACCTGATTCGATTGGGCGCCAGCCAAGACCACGCCTACGCTTGGAGCAGAACGAGAAAAGGAGGTTGGGCAATTGCACAAAGTCCTATTTTAGGAACAACCATTACTTTACAACGCTTGAAGAAAAGGGGGTATATTTCCTTAACCGAATTATATTTAGAGCTTAATCCATCTCTTTGCGAACCGCCGAGTACGTGA
- a CDS encoding dioxygenase family protein: MDRKKFLKKGLVGLGTIVALPTVITSCSNDDDNNSTTTGDCDLSPSETAGPFPIITPAQLAQANIIGNRTGVALLITLTVQDQSDDCNPLSGVLVDLWHCDAEGNYSQYGGTQMQQTDYTNEDFLRGRQTTDSNGQVSFISIFPGWYMGRAPHIHVEILDSNENSLRVTQIAFPKDICDTVYATTGYNGEADTLNESDNVFSDSLDGNMLDSLTGNTTDGYTLLKTIVV; encoded by the coding sequence ATGGACAGAAAAAAATTTTTAAAGAAAGGATTGGTTGGATTAGGGACTATTGTTGCTTTACCAACAGTTATAACCTCTTGCTCAAATGATGACGACAACAACTCTACAACTACAGGAGATTGTGATTTATCCCCAAGTGAAACAGCTGGGCCATTTCCAATTATAACACCAGCTCAATTGGCTCAAGCAAATATAATTGGTAATAGAACTGGTGTGGCATTACTTATTACACTTACAGTTCAAGACCAAAGTGACGATTGCAACCCACTTTCTGGAGTATTAGTTGACTTATGGCATTGTGATGCGGAAGGAAACTACTCGCAGTATGGTGGAACTCAAATGCAACAAACAGATTATACAAATGAAGATTTCTTACGTGGAAGACAAACAACGGATTCTAATGGACAAGTTTCGTTCATAAGTATTTTTCCAGGTTGGTATATGGGCAGAGCACCTCATATTCACGTAGAAATATTGGATTCAAATGAAAATTCGTTGCGTGTTACGCAAATTGCATTTCCTAAAGATATTTGTGATACGGTTTATGCAACAACGGGTTACAATGGAGAAGCTGATACACTAAATGAAAGTGACAATGTTTTTTCTGATAGCCTTGATGGTAATATGCTTGATTCCTTGACTGGAAATACTACTGATGGATATACTTTGTTAAAAACAATTGTAGTATAA
- a CDS encoding group II intron maturase-specific domain-containing protein encodes MPTYKKGSKNQYQLIVSEKAWKKLKQRLKAITRKTTPATFEERITKIKEVQRGWLNYFQGTSILGKLRDLDGWLRNRLRYCIWHHWKKPERKRKNLIRLGASQDHAYAWSRTRKGGWAIAQSPILGTTITLQRLKKRGYISLTELYLELNPSLCEPPST; translated from the coding sequence GTGCCTACGTACAAAAAAGGAAGCAAGAATCAATACCAACTCATCGTTTCGGAAAAGGCATGGAAGAAACTAAAACAGCGACTCAAAGCCATAACCCGAAAAACTACACCAGCCACGTTTGAAGAACGTATTACCAAGATAAAAGAAGTGCAACGAGGATGGTTGAACTATTTTCAAGGCACGAGTATTTTGGGCAAATTACGAGATTTAGATGGTTGGTTAAGAAACCGACTGCGCTATTGCATTTGGCACCATTGGAAGAAACCCGAAAGGAAAAGGAAAAACCTGATTCGATTGGGCGCCAGCCAAGACCACGCCTACGCTTGGAGCAGAACGAGAAAAGGTGGTTGGGCAATTGCGCAGAGCCCTATTTTAGGAACAACCATTACTTTACAACGCTTGAAGAAAAGGGGGTATATTTCCTTAACCGAATTATATTTAGAGCTTAATCCATCTCTTTGCGAACCGCCGAGTACGTGA
- a CDS encoding ClbS/DfsB family four-helix bundle protein, with amino-acid sequence MAVPKNKKELIFEIKNNYSKLKKDLETIPIELTKEKELEGHAKETKMSVSDLVAYLIGWGELVLKWNRKKENGEIVDFPETGYKWNELGKLSQKFYSDYENIDFPELLNRLDQTVDKILKLIENNTNKELYEKPWYDKWTKGKMIQFNTSSPYKNARNRVRKWKKL; translated from the coding sequence ATGGCAGTCCCGAAAAATAAAAAAGAACTGATTTTTGAAATCAAAAACAACTATTCCAAACTGAAGAAGGACTTGGAAACTATTCCAATAGAACTGACCAAAGAAAAAGAACTCGAAGGACACGCCAAAGAAACGAAAATGAGTGTTTCCGATTTGGTTGCTTATCTCATTGGCTGGGGAGAATTGGTATTAAAATGGAATCGAAAAAAAGAAAACGGAGAAATTGTTGACTTTCCCGAAACAGGATACAAATGGAATGAACTCGGAAAACTTTCCCAAAAATTCTATTCAGACTATGAAAATATTGACTTTCCTGAGTTGCTGAATAGATTAGACCAAACCGTAGATAAAATACTAAAGCTGATTGAAAATAATACGAATAAAGAACTTTATGAAAAACCTTGGTACGACAAATGGACAAAAGGAAAAATGATACAGTTCAACACTTCTTCACCGTATAAAAACGCCAGAAATAGAGTGCGAAAATGGAAAAAACTTTAA
- a CDS encoding VOC family protein, which produces MQYAYTIIYVENVAETIEFYKRAFGFEKKFLTPENDYGELISGETTIAFASIELGNSNFKQGFEKIDKAKKPFGVEMAFTTENIESDFKKAIDAGATEFEPFVEKPWGQKVGYVLDNNGFLIEICTPIKN; this is translated from the coding sequence ATGCAATACGCTTACACGATAATTTACGTTGAAAACGTAGCCGAAACGATTGAGTTTTATAAAAGAGCATTTGGCTTTGAGAAGAAATTTTTAACACCTGAAAACGACTATGGAGAATTGATTTCAGGAGAAACAACAATTGCCTTTGCTTCTATTGAACTCGGAAACTCAAATTTTAAGCAAGGGTTTGAAAAAATAGATAAAGCAAAAAAGCCATTCGGAGTAGAAATGGCATTTACAACAGAAAACATCGAATCGGATTTTAAGAAAGCGATTGATGCAGGTGCAACGGAATTTGAGCCATTTGTTGAAAAACCTTGGGGACAAAAAGTCGGCTATGTTTTGGACAATAACGGATTTTTGATTGAAATTTGCACACCGATAAAAAATTAA
- a CDS encoding helicase-related protein: protein MILDNENENLKVHEWISKYTQTGKLSIVTGYFTVGALAYLSKETKDKIDEYKFILGDIVNFDTDKDRALDLLNEEINIDASLKLSKVAQEAVVFLELDKVKAKTLEPNFCHAKAYLYKHNDKDPQKDYYISGSSNLTEAGVGLKTTNNVELNIGSFGSDPQYNELIKWFDSLWSRPQAHDYKTVVDGNGGVNRIPFKKYLIDEIKKIFTEYSPKQLYFKVLFELFGDELLLEKDNPEFNRQIGRLENTVVYNSLYEFQQKGVLSLIKMLQKYNGAILADAVGLGKTWTALAVMKFYQLQGREVILICPKKLQYNWRIYQKNQNSKFEKDQFEYFLRFHTDLTEGLMEKYHDRADKLFINEKPKLFVIDESHNLRNDKSKRYKFLVDLILSQNEDVKVLMLSATPINNSLMDIRNQFKLIVSGNSKGFEESLDIKNLDYTFRAAQKAFNEWTEDPEPKIGEFIKKLPPNFFKLTDSLTVARTRKMIEGHQDGLEFPNKSKPENIFVTPKQIGNFESFEELFDHFPPMLSGYQPSFYIEEFEDADVLHDEKQRDHFLVKMMYILLVKRLESSWFSFQSTVEKILAHHQNAFDRIKQYQETKKETGWNESQPSLFDDDEILAQIEDFTLGKKRKTRLVDIDRSGNIENYKKDLKADIEALQLLQSNLIQFERKIAKEIKKPRNHSSEDDKLETLINRIVKKRQSGENHGNSKVLIFTVYKDTAFYLFEQLKARGFDKVAAISGDTSMVWDEEGETKRYEPILERFAPFTKLFREKEWQFEPSNKENDLKRQFDEWQLWIAENDKRTYEKLQNPIDILIATDALSEGQNLQDCDLVINYDIHWNPVRVIQRMGRIDRLGSPNSKIFGINFWPSNNINSYLNLQGRIEQRMAAMKLAGSEVHLDFSDTFKEMAEDENLEQKQKARMLEQMQSSWEEIDTEKSLGFDDFSLETFRQELLDELSKNEQFYKSLPNGIYTGFKANQEVCPQEGMIALLGYPSKPTKSTNFEYKGYELIYIDHSGKSVFLNQKEVLDALAKHKDEIRFVPKAIDQGEPKSIEHLSAALSTWLKSQATEEEVQEDGTVKQKMGKASLDMLNKLKSGSKTTIQKLKNEGSTSQKFNKDNFDLITWFIISK from the coding sequence ATGATATTAGATAACGAGAACGAAAATCTTAAAGTCCACGAGTGGATTTCAAAATATACGCAGACAGGAAAGCTTTCAATTGTAACAGGATATTTTACAGTTGGGGCTTTGGCTTATTTATCAAAAGAAACAAAGGACAAGATTGATGAATACAAATTCATACTTGGCGATATAGTAAACTTCGACACAGACAAAGACAGAGCACTAGACTTACTCAATGAAGAAATAAACATTGACGCATCTTTAAAACTAAGTAAGGTTGCACAAGAAGCAGTTGTATTTCTGGAACTTGACAAAGTAAAAGCAAAGACACTTGAGCCGAACTTTTGCCACGCAAAAGCGTATTTATACAAGCACAACGACAAAGACCCTCAAAAGGACTATTATATTTCAGGTAGTTCAAATTTGACAGAGGCGGGCGTTGGTTTAAAGACAACAAATAATGTAGAATTGAACATTGGCAGCTTTGGTTCAGACCCGCAATACAACGAGTTAATAAAATGGTTCGACAGCTTGTGGTCAAGACCACAAGCCCACGACTATAAAACCGTTGTTGACGGCAACGGTGGAGTAAATCGTATTCCATTTAAAAAATATCTGATTGACGAAATCAAAAAGATTTTCACAGAGTATTCACCCAAGCAACTTTATTTCAAAGTGCTTTTTGAGTTGTTTGGTGACGAACTCCTACTTGAAAAAGACAACCCTGAATTCAACCGCCAAATCGGGAGACTTGAAAATACAGTCGTATATAATTCGCTTTATGAATTTCAGCAGAAAGGCGTTCTGAGTTTGATTAAAATGCTTCAAAAATATAACGGAGCCATTTTAGCCGATGCAGTAGGTTTGGGTAAAACTTGGACAGCCTTGGCGGTGATGAAATTCTATCAGTTACAAGGACGTGAAGTGATTTTGATTTGTCCTAAGAAATTACAATACAATTGGCGAATTTATCAGAAGAATCAAAACTCTAAATTTGAGAAAGACCAGTTTGAATATTTCCTAAGATTCCATACCGATTTAACGGAAGGCTTGATGGAAAAATACCACGACAGGGCAGACAAACTTTTCATCAATGAAAAGCCTAAACTGTTTGTGATAGATGAAAGCCACAATTTGCGAAACGACAAGTCTAAACGATACAAATTTCTTGTTGACCTGATTCTTTCACAAAATGAAGATGTAAAAGTGCTGATGCTTTCAGCAACGCCAATCAATAATTCATTGATGGATATTAGAAATCAATTCAAACTAATTGTAAGTGGTAACTCAAAAGGATTTGAAGAATCATTAGACATTAAAAATCTTGATTACACTTTTAGAGCAGCACAAAAAGCATTTAACGAATGGACGGAAGACCCCGAACCAAAAATTGGTGAATTTATCAAAAAATTACCACCTAACTTTTTCAAATTAACAGATTCCTTAACAGTAGCCCGAACTCGTAAAATGATTGAAGGTCATCAGGACGGGTTGGAATTTCCAAACAAATCAAAACCTGAAAATATTTTCGTTACACCTAAACAGATTGGAAACTTTGAAAGCTTTGAAGAATTGTTCGACCATTTCCCGCCAATGCTTTCAGGCTACCAACCATCATTCTACATTGAAGAATTTGAGGATGCAGATGTTTTGCACGATGAAAAGCAGCGTGACCATTTCTTGGTGAAGATGATGTATATCTTGTTGGTGAAACGCCTTGAATCTTCTTGGTTCTCTTTTCAATCAACCGTAGAGAAAATTTTGGCACATCATCAAAATGCATTCGACAGAATCAAACAATATCAAGAAACCAAAAAAGAAACAGGCTGGAATGAATCACAGCCTTCCCTATTTGATGATGATGAAATATTGGCTCAAATTGAAGATTTCACCTTAGGCAAAAAACGTAAAACTCGTTTGGTTGACATTGACCGTTCTGGAAATATTGAAAACTACAAAAAGGATTTAAAAGCAGATATTGAAGCCTTGCAATTGCTCCAATCAAACCTAATTCAGTTTGAAAGAAAGATTGCCAAAGAAATCAAAAAACCACGCAACCACAGTAGCGAAGACGATAAACTTGAAACGCTAATAAACCGAATTGTAAAGAAAAGACAGTCGGGTGAGAATCACGGAAATTCAAAGGTTTTGATTTTTACGGTTTACAAAGACACTGCCTTTTATCTTTTTGAGCAGTTAAAAGCAAGAGGTTTTGACAAGGTGGCTGCCATTAGTGGCGACACGTCAATGGTTTGGGATGAAGAAGGCGAAACAAAACGCTACGAACCAATACTAGAACGCTTTGCTCCTTTTACCAAACTGTTCAGAGAGAAAGAATGGCAGTTTGAGCCAAGCAACAAAGAAAATGATTTGAAAAGGCAGTTTGACGAATGGCAATTGTGGATTGCAGAAAACGACAAACGGACTTATGAAAAACTGCAAAACCCAATTGACATTTTAATTGCAACAGATGCATTAAGCGAAGGACAAAACTTGCAGGATTGTGATTTGGTAATCAATTATGATATTCATTGGAATCCCGTTCGGGTTATTCAGCGGATGGGTCGTATTGACCGTTTGGGTTCGCCAAACTCTAAAATTTTTGGAATCAACTTTTGGCCATCAAACAACATCAATTCTTATTTGAATTTGCAAGGCAGAATAGAACAGCGAATGGCTGCAATGAAATTGGCAGGCTCAGAAGTTCACTTAGATTTCTCTGACACATTCAAAGAAATGGCAGAAGATGAAAATTTGGAACAGAAACAAAAAGCAAGAATGTTGGAACAAATGCAATCTTCTTGGGAAGAAATTGACACCGAAAAATCATTGGGCTTTGACGACTTCTCTTTAGAAACTTTCCGTCAGGAGTTGTTAGACGAGTTAAGTAAGAACGAGCAATTTTATAAATCACTTCCAAACGGCATTTACACTGGTTTTAAAGCCAATCAAGAAGTTTGCCCGCAAGAAGGGATGATTGCTTTGCTAGGTTATCCGAGTAAACCTACTAAGTCAACAAACTTTGAATACAAAGGTTACGAACTCATTTACATCGACCATTCGGGCAAATCAGTATTCTTAAACCAAAAAGAAGTGTTGGACGCATTGGCAAAACACAAAGACGAAATTCGCTTTGTTCCAAAAGCCATTGACCAAGGCGAACCAAAATCCATTGAACATTTATCTGCTGCATTGAGCACTTGGTTAAAAAGTCAGGCAACAGAAGAAGAGGTTCAGGAAGATGGAACAGTAAAACAAAAAATGGGAAAGGCTTCACTGGATATGTTGAACAAACTAAAATCAGGCAGCAAAACTACCATCCAAAAACTAAAAAACGAAGGTTCTACTTCGCAAAAATTCAATAAAGACAATTTCGATTTAATCACTTGGTTTATCATAAGTAAGTAA
- a CDS encoding Eco57I restriction-modification methylase domain-containing protein — translation MNSISKFHNEPFIDALKAFFEELKVPVDYLADEPATANDILGERYKANNEAHKLIDDVYALGMVNDTIFDGTETFKNLAEVKKLKADYDGLLLFGVTLKSRKDGLPITRSHLAEITRTFNRTFPYTPVTIIFKYDNLISFANSERIPYKQEWREGEKIGKVSLLKDIDTQQPHRGHLAILKQLVIPTTGNKAVKSFTQLYYYWQSVFSISVLNKTFYEDIIAWFNKAVKDIKIPDQNAGSEKHKDFTVRLIARLIFIWFLKELKVVKDDLLLPEFENGEENKLIKPKSKGTGYYKFILQNLFFNALNSEKKDRDKKVFDVYAANFDKEKEIKDHIFFSPYLNGGLFDIHPNDWCEIDRKGNHIVNNAFAVPDHLLLDTEKGLNSILSRYKFTIAENTPLEEEIAVDPEMLGRIFENLLAEQSDDTKEAARKNAGAFYTPRPVVSYMCRSTLLKHLDTEIKPENNKTIIKKLLETTVLDPACGSGAFPMGMLEEMMQVLTTVDPEGKVWVAEMMKSKDDEFREHISEMFADGQIRYVKKLGLLRSCLFGVDLLEYAIEITKLRCWLSLIVEQRVDFSKENYNLKPLPNLEFKFYKKNSLFRFYKDKNLNELIDQIDNDKLLKELVNLENQYFIAKSDRHGTKEDIKDKIVKLLEKVVDSKTELVNKELNSARNAVNHLTTNRGTETELKRVKKKVETLAKELGELAVFKNTIKDYFIERVVFPGIFNKESKNPGFDIVIGNPPYVNNKLINSMGLTKKMQEEYGYCDDLYNHFTFRGLELLKSGGLLSYITSDTFLTLQTKKNMRMHFLGIADSKAAEGQTDLFGEQLQEHIPVSNPDLFGNKKVVQASLIPVKKENANNQFLPECRVTEIINTPKAFAALVDTAIFTVKKERAIDNPEMVYVDIRKPNAESFNISEDEWKQIRTSKENLSGWERILDRTFGALGHDTPTWKNSHICDGDNVLKDANSTLLKFKVSFEPYRKAINYVLFSPTEYNCQLLEKVIIPARPEYDLWWDKIVTSKEIEKNRIVIKKHHKQLTVGSISLIGVITDGGQGLVTGNVGRYVAYKSGTRFADKCKETRVIKLWNAIQVEPNINQKFGLLSNCEYIDDVKNVLDNLKELEIWELFDGIKEMFGIKIFGKGYMYRIAPNNLIFDSNNISEHQRLNGIKGDKYFVIYDKGDKEGNRWYVDTPYLIDWSEDSVKQLSTAEDARWQGYNFFFRNGFCWTNVLNPNSTYFKCRLKDNTINDVGSMALYDEIGIGDKFYVCLVNSYIGFKIMREFFNSSVNITTNDIKKLPIKIPSEKELKVFNKKFDECLAIKKEYFAGEIDRAEMNSQLRPIEAEIDEMVNKLYGIEAKEEMVLDELDEEVLITEETEEDED, via the coding sequence ATGAATTCAATCTCAAAATTCCATAACGAACCCTTCATTGATGCTTTAAAAGCATTTTTTGAAGAACTGAAAGTGCCGGTTGATTATTTGGCAGACGAACCCGCAACGGCAAACGACATTTTAGGAGAACGCTATAAAGCCAACAACGAAGCACATAAACTCATTGATGATGTGTATGCTTTAGGTATGGTAAATGATACCATTTTTGATGGCACAGAGACTTTCAAAAACTTAGCAGAAGTTAAGAAACTAAAAGCGGATTATGACGGCTTGTTACTTTTTGGTGTAACGCTTAAAAGCAGAAAAGACGGTTTGCCCATCACCAGAAGTCATTTGGCAGAAATCACTAGGACATTTAACCGCACTTTTCCTTATACACCTGTTACCATCATTTTCAAATATGACAACCTGATTTCTTTTGCTAACAGCGAACGCATACCCTACAAACAGGAATGGCGAGAAGGTGAGAAAATAGGAAAAGTTTCATTGCTAAAAGACATTGATACACAACAACCGCACAGAGGACATTTAGCCATTCTTAAACAATTGGTCATTCCTACAACAGGTAACAAAGCTGTAAAAAGCTTTACCCAATTGTATTATTACTGGCAGTCCGTATTCTCTATTTCCGTTCTTAACAAAACATTTTATGAGGATATCATTGCTTGGTTTAACAAGGCAGTTAAAGACATTAAAATACCTGACCAAAATGCTGGTTCTGAAAAGCACAAAGATTTTACCGTTCGCCTGATTGCCCGATTAATTTTCATTTGGTTTTTGAAAGAACTCAAAGTCGTAAAAGATGACTTGCTATTACCTGAATTTGAAAACGGAGAAGAAAATAAGCTGATAAAACCCAAAAGCAAAGGCACGGGCTATTACAAATTCATCTTGCAAAATCTCTTTTTTAATGCTTTGAACAGTGAGAAAAAAGACCGTGATAAAAAAGTCTTTGATGTATATGCTGCCAATTTTGATAAAGAAAAGGAAATCAAAGACCATATTTTCTTTTCGCCATATTTGAATGGTGGCTTGTTTGATATTCACCCGAATGATTGGTGTGAAATTGATAGAAAAGGAAACCACATTGTAAACAATGCCTTTGCTGTTCCCGACCATTTATTATTAGATACGGAAAAAGGATTGAACAGCATACTTTCAAGATACAAATTCACCATTGCAGAGAATACGCCACTGGAAGAAGAAATTGCCGTTGACCCTGAAATGTTGGGTAGAATTTTTGAAAACCTATTGGCAGAACAAAGCGATGACACCAAAGAAGCAGCCCGAAAAAATGCAGGAGCCTTTTACACCCCACGACCTGTGGTTTCTTATATGTGCAGAAGCACCTTATTGAAACATCTGGACACGGAAATAAAGCCTGAGAACAATAAAACTATCATCAAGAAACTTCTTGAAACAACCGTCCTTGACCCTGCTTGTGGTTCGGGTGCTTTCCCAATGGGTATGCTGGAAGAAATGATGCAGGTACTTACCACCGTTGACCCTGAAGGTAAAGTATGGGTGGCAGAAATGATGAAATCGAAAGATGATGAATTCAGAGAGCATATTTCTGAAATGTTTGCTGATGGACAAATTCGTTATGTGAAAAAATTAGGCTTGTTGCGTAGCTGCTTGTTTGGTGTGGACTTGTTGGAATATGCCATTGAAATAACCAAACTCCGTTGTTGGCTTTCATTAATTGTGGAGCAACGAGTAGATTTTAGCAAAGAAAATTACAACCTGAAACCTCTGCCCAACCTTGAATTTAAGTTTTACAAGAAAAACTCTTTGTTCCGCTTTTACAAAGACAAGAACCTAAATGAACTAATTGACCAGATTGACAATGATAAACTATTAAAAGAATTGGTGAATCTCGAAAACCAATATTTCATTGCCAAAAGCGACAGACACGGTACAAAAGAAGATATCAAAGACAAAATTGTAAAATTACTAGAAAAAGTTGTTGATAGTAAAACTGAACTTGTCAATAAAGAATTGAATTCTGCTCGAAATGCTGTAAATCATTTAACTACTAATAGAGGAACTGAAACAGAATTAAAAAGAGTAAAGAAAAAAGTAGAAACCTTAGCTAAAGAATTAGGTGAACTGGCTGTATTCAAAAACACCATCAAAGACTACTTTATTGAACGTGTAGTTTTCCCTGGCATTTTCAATAAGGAAAGTAAAAACCCTGGATTTGATATTGTTATTGGCAATCCACCTTATGTAAACAACAAGCTCATTAATAGTATGGGCTTAACAAAAAAAATGCAAGAAGAATACGGCTATTGCGATGACCTATATAACCATTTTACTTTTAGAGGTTTGGAATTGTTGAAATCAGGCGGTTTGTTGAGTTACATTACTTCCGATACTTTCCTTACCCTGCAAACAAAAAAGAATATGCGGATGCATTTCTTAGGCATTGCTGACAGTAAAGCAGCCGAAGGACAAACTGATTTGTTTGGTGAGCAGTTGCAAGAACATATACCTGTTTCTAATCCTGATTTGTTTGGTAATAAAAAAGTGGTTCAGGCAAGTTTAATACCCGTAAAAAAGGAAAATGCCAACAACCAATTTTTACCTGAATGCCGAGTAACAGAAATCATCAATACACCTAAAGCATTTGCAGCATTGGTGGACACCGCCATATTCACCGTAAAAAAAGAAAGAGCTATTGATAACCCCGAAATGGTTTACGTTGACATAAGAAAACCAAATGCTGAATCCTTTAATATTTCGGAAGATGAATGGAAACAGATACGGACTTCAAAAGAAAATCTATCGGGTTGGGAACGTATATTAGATAGAACTTTTGGAGCATTAGGACACGATACTCCCACGTGGAAAAACTCTCATATTTGCGATGGCGACAACGTATTAAAAGATGCCAACTCTACTTTGCTAAAATTCAAAGTTTCATTTGAACCCTATCGAAAAGCTATTAATTATGTATTGTTTTCACCAACTGAATACAATTGCCAATTATTAGAGAAAGTAATAATTCCTGCAAGGCCTGAATATGATTTATGGTGGGATAAAATTGTAACATCAAAAGAAATTGAAAAAAACAGAATTGTAATTAAAAAACATCACAAGCAATTAACCGTTGGTTCAATTTCTTTAATTGGCGTTATTACAGATGGTGGCCAAGGATTGGTTACAGGAAATGTTGGCAGATATGTTGCTTATAAATCAGGAACCAGATTTGCAGATAAATGTAAGGAAACTAGAGTAATAAAACTCTGGAATGCTATTCAAGTAGAACCAAATATTAATCAGAAATTCGGACTCCTTAGTAATTGCGAATACATTGATGATGTTAAAAATGTTTTAGATAACTTAAAAGAGTTGGAGATTTGGGAATTGTTCGATGGTATCAAGGAAATGTTTGGCATTAAAATTTTTGGCAAAGGTTATATGTATCGGATCGCTCCCAACAATTTGATCTTTGATTCTAATAATATTTCAGAACATCAAAGACTTAACGGGATTAAGGGCGATAAATATTTTGTCATTTATGACAAAGGTGATAAAGAAGGGAATAGATGGTATGTTGATACACCCTATCTTATTGATTGGAGTGAGGATTCTGTCAAGCAATTAAGCACGGCTGAAGACGCTAGATGGCAAGGATATAATTTCTTTTTCCGTAATGGCTTTTGTTGGACAAATGTTTTAAATCCTAATTCAACTTATTTTAAGTGTCGTTTAAAGGACAATACTATAAACGATGTTGGCTCAATGGCCCTATATGATGAAATTGGGATTGGTGACAAATTCTATGTATGTTTAGTTAACTCTTATATTGGCTTTAAGATTATGAGAGAATTTTTTAATTCATCTGTAAATATTACAACAAATGACATTAAAAAACTCCCCATCAAAATCCCATCAGAGAAGGAATTAAAAGTCTTTAACAAGAAGTTTGATGAATGCTTGGCTATCAAGAAAGAATATTTTGCAGGAGAAATAGACCGTGCAGAAATGAATTCCCAACTCCGCCCCATAGAAGCCGAAATAGACGAAATGGTCAACAAACTTTACGGCATAGAAGCCAAAGAAGAAATGGTATTGGATGAATTGGATGAGGAAGTTTTAATAACAGAAGAAACGGAAGAAGATGAAGACTAG